Sequence from the Polynucleobacter sp. Adler-ghost genome:
GCTGCGATTGAACGTCAGCATGGCCCAAGCGCCTTGATCTTCAGTCGTCAAAATTGCCCATTTGTGCCACGTAATAGTCAGCAAGTAAAAGATATTGCCCGCGGTGGATATGTTTTACGTGATCCCAAGAAATTGAAGATCAAGGCGGTGATTATTGCTACTGGTTCAGAAATTGCCTTGGCATTGCAAACAGCCGAGCGTTTAGAGGGTGAAGGTTTTGGTATTCGTGTGGTATCGATTCCATCAACGACAGTATTTGATCAACAGGACGCTGCGTATAAAGCAACAGTTTTACCAGCGGATATTCCACGCATTGCTGTTGAAGCGGGCGTAAGTGATTTCTGGTGGAAGTATGGTTGTGCAGCAGTCCATGGCGTTGATACCTTCGGAGAATCTGCGCCAGCACCTGTGCTCTATGAATACTTTGGTTTAACGGTTGATCAGATTACTAAAACAGTGAAGCAATGTATTGCAAAGAAATAGACAAGATTAGAAATAAAGTATTTATTTAAGAATTCAAAATTAGCAAGGGAAATGGAATGACAATTCGTGTCGCAATTAATGGTTATGGTCGTATTGGTCGTATGGTCTTACGTGCTTTGTATGAAGATCAAGTCAATGGCAAGCCTAGACGTGATATCAAAATCGTTGCAATTAATGCGATGGGTGATATCGACATCAATGCGCACCTGACTCAGTATGATTCTGCGCATGGTCGTTTTCCTGCTGAAGTAAAGGTAGATGGCGATTGCATGGTGGTCAATGGCGATAGCATCAAAATGTTCTCTACTCGTAATCCTTTGGAAACTCCTTGGGGTGAGTTGGGTGTGGATTTAGTGCTTGAGTGCTCGGGCAAATTCACTTCCAAAGAAAAAGCCATGGTGCATATTTCTCAGGGTGCGAAGAAGGTATTGATCTCTGCCCCAGGTGAAAAAGATGTTGATGCCACTATTGTTTATGGTGTGAATCAACAAGTTCTCAAGTCAAGCGATGTTGTAGTTTCTAATGCGAGCTGCACAACCAACTGTTTAGCCCCATTGGTTAAGCCATTACTAGAAAAAATTGGGATCGAATCTGGTTTGATGACCACGATTCATGCGTTTACTAATGACCAGGTTCTAACCGATGTGTACCACAAGGATATGCGCCGTGCGCGTTCTGCTGTGACCAGCATGATTCCAACCAAGACAGGTGCAGCAAAAGCAGTTGGCTTGGTATTGCCAGCTTTAGCAGGACGCTTTGACGGTTTTGCAATGCGCGTACCCGTCATTAACGTTTCGGTTGTGGATTTAACCTTTGCCGCCAGCCGAGCTACTAGCGTGGATGAAGTGAACTCCATCCTCAAAACAGCCAGTGAGGGTGAGTTGAAGGGTATTTTGGGTTTCAATACCCTGCCTTTGGTGTCAATCGACTTCAACCACGATCCTCGCCCTAGTATTTACGATGCTTCCCAAACTCGCGTTTCAGCCGATGGTAAGTTGGTCAAAGTATTGGCTTGGTATGACAATGAGTGGGGTTATTCAGTCCAAATGCTCAATGCTGCTGAGGCATTGATGGCTGTAAAGTAAGAAATTAAATCGGTTTTAAGTCTAACAGCGCTTAAAATCTTGTTTTTCATGTAAAAAAGACCTCAATTGAGGTCTTTTTTCATTATCCGATCTTATCTTCCCAATTTAGGACTTTGGCTTATTGCGGCAATTCTTCTTTTGGCAGTGGCCGTACATCGCTAAAGAGTGCTCCTGGAGCTTGAAACCGAGGTTTTTAGCAATATCGCGCTGCCTTTTCT
This genomic interval carries:
- the gap gene encoding type I glyceraldehyde-3-phosphate dehydrogenase, translated to MTIRVAINGYGRIGRMVLRALYEDQVNGKPRRDIKIVAINAMGDIDINAHLTQYDSAHGRFPAEVKVDGDCMVVNGDSIKMFSTRNPLETPWGELGVDLVLECSGKFTSKEKAMVHISQGAKKVLISAPGEKDVDATIVYGVNQQVLKSSDVVVSNASCTTNCLAPLVKPLLEKIGIESGLMTTIHAFTNDQVLTDVYHKDMRRARSAVTSMIPTKTGAAKAVGLVLPALAGRFDGFAMRVPVINVSVVDLTFAASRATSVDEVNSILKTASEGELKGILGFNTLPLVSIDFNHDPRPSIYDASQTRVSADGKLVKVLAWYDNEWGYSVQMLNAAEALMAVK